A genomic window from Sorex araneus isolate mSorAra2 chromosome 2, mSorAra2.pri, whole genome shotgun sequence includes:
- the LOC129401719 gene encoding 60S ribosomal protein L21-like, with the protein MGTVQKVMPHKWYQSQTGGVYSVTQHAVGIVINKEVKGKILAKRTNVHIEYSKHSKSRDSFPKQVKKNDQKKKEANQKGTWVQLKQQPAPPREAHFVRTNGKKPELLEPTP; encoded by the coding sequence ATGGGCACTGTCCAAAAAGTAATGCCCCACAAATGGTATCAGAGCCAAACTGGAGGAGTCTACAGTGTTACCCAGCATGCTGTTGGCATTGTCATTAACAAAGAAGtcaagggcaagattcttgccaagagaaCTAATGTCCACATTGAGTATAGTAAGCACTCTAAAAGCCGAGACAGCTTCCCGAAACAGGTgaagaaaaatgatcaaaaaaagaaggaagccaaCCAGAAAGGGACTTGGGTTCAGCTGAAGCAacagcctgctccacccagagaagcccACTTTGTAAGAACAAATGGGAAAAAGCCTGAGCTTCTGGAGCCCACCCCCTAG